One genomic region from Mycobacterium basiliense encodes:
- a CDS encoding ABC transporter substrate-binding protein, which yields MANCCRRVEDNAGQWSRLRKVLRCKVVGAVLGVVVTLSAASTLSACSGSAAGQIDYVVDGGLVTYNTNTVVGAASAGAQAFARVLTGFGYHGPDGQVVPDHDFGSIAEVSGAPLVLDYQISDKAVYSDGKPVTCDDLVLAWAAQSGRFPGFDAATQAGYIDIANIECVPGQKKARVSFIPDRGVVDYAQLFTATAMMPSHVIADELDIDITRALLDDKAPMVEQIARLWNTIWDLKRGVDLKRFPSSGPYKIESVLDGGGVVLVANDRWWGAKAITKRVIVWPQRADIQDRVNNRNVDVVDVAAGSSGALATPDNYQRTDYPSAGIEQLIFAPQGPLADVRNRRAVALCTPRDAIARDAGVPIANSRLSPAAEDAVAEADGAAAASPFNKGDSAAARNALGGATLPVRIGYEGPNARLAAIVGAIAKSCAPAGITVSDVTLDTAGAQALRDGKIDVLVASTGGATGSGSTGSSSMDAYDLHSGNGNNLSGYANPQIDGIIGALAVSADPAERVRLLAEGAPVLWDEMPTLPLYRQQRTLMMSKKMYAVSRNPTRWGAGWNMDRWALMQ from the coding sequence ATGGCCAACTGTTGTCGCCGTGTTGAAGACAACGCCGGCCAGTGGTCCAGATTGCGTAAAGTCTTGCGGTGCAAGGTTGTCGGGGCGGTGCTCGGTGTTGTCGTGACTCTGTCGGCGGCATCAACCCTGAGTGCGTGTTCGGGGAGTGCTGCCGGTCAGATCGACTACGTGGTGGACGGTGGGCTGGTTACTTACAACACCAATACCGTCGTCGGCGCCGCATCGGCCGGGGCGCAGGCATTTGCCCGTGTGCTCACCGGTTTCGGATATCACGGCCCCGACGGTCAGGTCGTGCCCGACCACGACTTCGGGAGTATCGCCGAGGTCAGCGGTGCGCCCCTGGTGCTCGACTACCAGATCTCCGACAAGGCCGTCTACTCCGACGGTAAGCCAGTCACCTGCGACGATTTGGTTCTGGCCTGGGCGGCCCAATCCGGGCGCTTTCCCGGATTCGACGCCGCAACGCAGGCCGGGTATATCGACATTGCCAACATCGAGTGCGTGCCCGGACAAAAGAAGGCGCGGGTGTCATTCATTCCGGACCGCGGTGTCGTTGACTACGCCCAACTGTTCACCGCGACGGCGATGATGCCGTCGCATGTCATCGCCGACGAACTCGATATCGATATCACCAGGGCCCTGCTGGACGACAAGGCGCCGATGGTGGAACAAATTGCCCGCCTTTGGAATACGATCTGGGATCTGAAGCGGGGCGTCGATCTCAAGCGCTTTCCGTCTTCGGGGCCGTACAAAATCGAGTCCGTCCTCGACGGCGGCGGCGTGGTGCTGGTCGCCAATGACCGATGGTGGGGTGCCAAGGCGATCACCAAGCGGGTCATCGTATGGCCGCAGCGAGCCGACATCCAGGACCGGGTCAACAACCGTAACGTTGACGTGGTGGACGTCGCTGCCGGGTCGTCGGGCGCCCTGGCCACACCGGACAACTACCAGCGCACCGACTACCCGTCGGCGGGGATCGAGCAGCTGATCTTTGCGCCGCAAGGACCGCTGGCAGATGTCCGCAATCGCCGGGCGGTAGCGCTGTGTACGCCCCGGGACGCGATCGCTCGCGACGCCGGGGTTCCGATCGCCAATTCCCGGCTCAGCCCGGCCGCCGAGGATGCCGTTGCCGAAGCGGATGGCGCCGCGGCGGCGAGTCCGTTCAATAAGGGTGATTCCGCTGCCGCTCGTAATGCGCTCGGCGGTGCGACGCTGCCGGTGCGGATTGGGTACGAGGGACCCAACGCGAGGTTGGCGGCCATCGTCGGCGCGATCGCCAAGTCGTGCGCGCCGGCCGGAATCACGGTTTCTGATGTGACTCTGGACACAGCAGGTGCCCAGGCGCTGCGGGACGGAAAGATCGATGTCCTAGTTGCCAGCACGGGCGGGGCAACCGGCAGCGGGTCCACCGGATCGTCATCGATGGATGCATATGACCTGCATAGCGGTAATGGCAATAACTTGTCGGGCTACGCCAATCCCCAAATCGACGGCATCATCGGGGCTCTCGCGGTGTCCGCCGATCCGGCCGAGCGTGTCAGGTTGCTTGCCGAGGGGGCGCCGGTACTCTGGGACGAGATGCCAACGTTGCCGTTGTACCGGCAGCAGCGGACGTTGATGATGTCGAAAAAAATGTATGCCGTTAGCAGAAATCCGACCCGGTGGGGTGCTGGATGGAACATGGACCGATGGGCGTTGATGCAGTGA
- the larC2 gene encoding nickel pincer cofactor biosynthesis protein LarC2 has product MIGWIDARAGVSGDMLLGALVDAGASLDSLQTAVGQLGLGITLTSTTCERAGIGATKVEVVADEDLPSWHLPEIQRLLGRVDRPTRATACDIFRRLAEAEARVHRIPLERVPFHKIGATLAGVVGIAAGFHRLGLEALHCSPVGLGSGIAPRVPDSLSTPAPAALELLKGLPVAAGPGITESATPMGAAVLATLVTAWGEMPPLIMFGAGYGAGQDNPIDIANVLRIVVGEPIDQPARTVLLETNVDDLDPRIWPYVIERLLAAGAYDAWLTPIIMKKGRPAHTLSVLAPRQRAAQLRAIVFRETSTIGLRESTVDKHHRLARSEGLVHIGGQPIRIKTARLDGESVNVNPEWRDVVAAAQALGQPAKQVLAAARRAASETAMTIVGAPPAP; this is encoded by the coding sequence ATGATCGGCTGGATCGACGCCCGGGCCGGGGTTAGCGGCGATATGTTGCTGGGCGCACTCGTCGACGCGGGGGCGTCGCTGGACTCGTTGCAGACGGCGGTCGGCCAACTTGGCCTTGGCATCACCCTCACGTCGACGACATGCGAGCGCGCCGGCATCGGCGCTACCAAGGTCGAAGTTGTTGCGGACGAAGACCTTCCCAGCTGGCACCTTCCCGAAATTCAGCGGCTGCTCGGCCGAGTTGACCGGCCAACTCGCGCGACCGCCTGCGACATCTTTCGGCGATTAGCCGAGGCCGAAGCGCGTGTACACCGAATTCCCTTGGAACGAGTCCCGTTCCACAAGATCGGCGCCACACTCGCTGGTGTGGTTGGCATCGCGGCCGGATTCCATCGTTTGGGCCTCGAGGCGCTGCACTGTTCGCCGGTCGGCCTCGGCAGCGGGATAGCCCCCCGGGTGCCTGATTCCCTGTCCACGCCGGCTCCCGCGGCGTTGGAGCTACTCAAGGGCCTCCCGGTGGCCGCCGGTCCCGGCATCACGGAATCCGCTACGCCGATGGGCGCTGCGGTGCTCGCGACGCTGGTGACCGCATGGGGTGAGATGCCCCCACTCATCATGTTTGGAGCGGGATACGGTGCGGGCCAAGACAACCCGATTGATATTGCCAACGTGCTGCGCATTGTCGTCGGTGAGCCCATAGACCAGCCGGCACGCACCGTGCTGCTCGAAACCAACGTCGATGACCTCGACCCGCGGATCTGGCCCTACGTCATCGAGCGGCTGCTCGCGGCCGGGGCCTATGACGCATGGCTGACTCCGATCATCATGAAGAAGGGTCGGCCGGCCCACACACTTTCGGTACTGGCGCCCAGACAACGTGCGGCGCAACTGCGCGCCATCGTATTCCGCGAGACCAGCACGATCGGGCTACGGGAATCGACGGTGGACAAGCATCACCGCCTGGCCAGGTCCGAAGGCCTTGTTCATATCGGTGGGCAACCAATCCGGATCAAGACGGCCCGGCTCGATGGTGAATCGGTCAACGTCAACCCGGAGTGGCGAGATGTTGTGGCTGCCGCTCAAGCGCTCGGCCAGCCGGCGAAGCAGGTGTTGGCGGCTGCCAGGCGCGCCGCATCCGAGACCGCCATGACGATCGTGGGCGCGCCGCCGGCTCCGTGA
- the larB gene encoding nickel pincer cofactor biosynthesis protein LarB — MTVRYDYARLARVGMPEATFCLGKTTSQLRTIVAELAERPDNPVLFTRMTESQYQAVRELAGQSLAYDVESATAVMHGCLPAREGKVAVVTAGTSDIPVAAEACRTLEFLGFAATRIVDVGVAGLWRLLERIDEIAVYDVVIVVAGMDAALASVVGGLTGQPLIAVPTSTGYGAAANGETALRAMLSSCAQGIPVMNIDNGFGAACAANRILLTLNRK, encoded by the coding sequence GTGACCGTTCGCTACGACTACGCCCGGCTTGCGCGCGTCGGGATGCCCGAGGCGACGTTCTGCCTCGGAAAAACAACGAGCCAGCTACGCACCATCGTGGCCGAGTTGGCGGAACGGCCCGACAACCCGGTCTTGTTCACTCGCATGACTGAGTCTCAATACCAGGCTGTCCGAGAACTCGCCGGGCAATCGCTGGCATACGACGTGGAGTCGGCCACCGCAGTCATGCATGGTTGCTTGCCCGCACGCGAGGGCAAGGTAGCTGTTGTCACCGCTGGCACATCGGATATCCCCGTCGCGGCTGAAGCCTGTCGGACCCTCGAGTTCCTTGGCTTTGCGGCCACGCGCATCGTCGACGTCGGGGTCGCCGGTCTCTGGCGTTTGCTGGAAAGAATCGATGAGATCGCCGTCTACGACGTGGTGATCGTGGTCGCCGGGATGGACGCCGCACTCGCCTCGGTTGTCGGCGGGCTCACCGGCCAACCACTGATCGCAGTGCCGACCTCGACCGGGTACGGAGCAGCCGCCAATGGGGAGACCGCGCTGCGCGCGATGCTGAGCAGTTGTGCGCAGGGGATCCCCGTGATGAATATCGACAACGGGTTCGGGGCCGCCTGTGCAGCGAACCGAATCCTATTGACACTAAACCGTAAATGA
- a CDS encoding MFS transporter: MVARQSNQLGYLTAMVIDTMGSGLWIPFALLFFTHGRGIKLTDAGAALTLGSLASLLIGGLLTGAIVDRIGPFRAATISSLIRVVAFPCYLAANTLISLAIIAVAVSFAGRLFWVAHPGMVSALAPSEDARVGMFSTISALRSIGLGIGGLIASLGVWAEQGSGLFWNFIVVANAVSFGVCGLLFWRLRRFDRYTERRDNHGAGNYRDVLAQRGFLVFVIAVFVLALASVGFDSILPVYLIALGFPAWAPPLVYLVECILIAAFAPLATKWGRSKSGPRLLALASGLLGVAFAALAAMVTINDVSRTALLCAALTLFSLAAATWGATALKTMLSFVPHSRAGRHSAVYSLSWGTAIAVGPGLFSSLFTIGHILPWIFLAVVLVFAVTAFLASCQTPRDAMAVCT; encoded by the coding sequence ATGGTAGCCCGCCAGTCCAACCAACTCGGCTACCTGACAGCCATGGTCATCGACACCATGGGCAGCGGGTTGTGGATTCCGTTCGCGCTGCTGTTCTTCACGCATGGACGCGGGATAAAGCTCACCGATGCCGGCGCTGCCCTCACCCTTGGCAGTCTTGCTTCGCTACTGATCGGCGGCTTGTTGACCGGGGCGATTGTCGACCGCATTGGGCCGTTTCGCGCGGCGACGATCAGTTCGCTGATCCGGGTGGTTGCCTTCCCGTGCTACTTGGCCGCCAACACTCTTATTTCGCTCGCGATTATCGCCGTGGCCGTGAGCTTCGCCGGCCGGCTCTTCTGGGTAGCGCACCCGGGGATGGTCAGTGCCTTGGCGCCGTCCGAGGATGCTCGCGTCGGTATGTTTTCCACGATCAGCGCGTTGCGCAGTATCGGCCTTGGGATCGGTGGGTTGATCGCTTCGCTCGGCGTTTGGGCCGAGCAAGGCAGTGGGCTTTTCTGGAACTTCATCGTGGTGGCCAACGCCGTCAGCTTCGGGGTTTGCGGCCTGCTGTTCTGGCGGCTGCGCCGTTTCGACCGCTACACCGAGCGCCGCGACAACCACGGCGCGGGCAACTATCGCGACGTGCTGGCCCAACGAGGATTCTTGGTGTTTGTTATCGCGGTTTTCGTGCTGGCACTGGCAAGCGTCGGGTTCGATTCCATTCTGCCGGTGTATCTCATCGCGCTGGGCTTCCCGGCCTGGGCTCCGCCGCTGGTCTACCTGGTGGAGTGCATCTTGATTGCGGCCTTCGCGCCGTTGGCGACCAAATGGGGCCGCAGCAAATCCGGCCCACGTCTGTTGGCGCTAGCCAGTGGGCTCCTCGGAGTCGCATTCGCGGCGCTCGCCGCGATGGTGACGATCAATGACGTGAGCAGGACAGCGTTATTGTGCGCGGCCTTGACACTATTCAGCCTGGCCGCAGCAACCTGGGGAGCTACCGCACTGAAAACGATGTTGAGTTTCGTACCGCACAGCAGAGCAGGTCGCCATTCGGCGGTCTATTCGTTGTCTTGGGGCACAGCCATCGCCGTCGGACCCGGGCTGTTTTCGTCGCTATTCACCATCGGCCACATACTCCCGTGGATCTTTTTGGCGGTCGTGCTCGTGTTCGCGGTCACGGCATTCCTGGCTTCGTGCCAAACCCCTCGGGACGCAATGGCGGTATGCACATGA
- a CDS encoding MBL fold metallo-hydrolase — MLITGFPAGVLQCNCYVLAERPGADAIIVDPGQRAIGPLRRILDKNRLTPAAVLITHGHIDHMWSAQKVSDTFGCPTYIHPEDRFMLTDPIYGLGPRVAQLFAGAFFREPKQLVELDRDGDKIDLGGISVNVDHTPGHTRGSVCFRVLQAAENDADVVFSGDTLFERAIGRSDLFGGSGRDLYRSIVDKLLVLDDKTVVLPGHGNSTTIGAERRFNPFLEGLSR, encoded by the coding sequence GTGTTGATCACCGGATTTCCCGCGGGGGTGCTGCAGTGCAACTGTTATGTGCTGGCCGAACGGCCTGGCGCTGATGCCATCATTGTGGACCCGGGCCAACGTGCGATAGGACCGCTACGTCGCATCTTGGACAAGAACCGGCTTACCCCGGCCGCGGTGTTGATTACCCACGGGCATATCGACCACATGTGGTCTGCCCAGAAGGTTTCCGACACCTTCGGCTGCCCCACCTACATCCATCCCGAGGACCGGTTCATGCTGACCGATCCCATCTACGGCCTGGGCCCGCGGGTAGCCCAACTGTTCGCGGGGGCCTTTTTCCGCGAGCCCAAACAGCTCGTGGAACTGGACCGCGACGGCGACAAGATCGACCTCGGCGGGATCTCGGTGAACGTGGACCACACACCGGGGCACACCCGCGGATCGGTGTGTTTCCGGGTGCTTCAGGCCGCAGAGAACGACGCTGACGTGGTGTTTTCTGGTGACACGTTGTTCGAGCGCGCCATTGGGCGATCGGATCTATTCGGTGGCAGCGGCCGTGACTTGTATCGCTCGATAGTCGACAAACTCCTCGTGCTCGACGACAAGACCGTGGTGCTGCCCGGCCACGGCAACTCGACCACCATCGGCGCCGAACGCCGGTTCAACCCGTTCCTCGAAGGCCTGAGCCGGTGA
- a CDS encoding peptidylprolyl isomerase, translated as MPTNQQRRATAKRKLERQLERRAKQAKRRRIAAIVGGAVVAVAVIAAVVIAVIVNKDDNKPTASAAPSSSTAPTGAPPPGSVAPLPPFKPSANLGANCQYPPSPDKAVKPVKPPRTGKVPTDPAQVSVSMVTSQGKVGLMLANNESPCTVNSFASLAQQGFFKDTKCHRLTTSPTLSVLQCGDPKGDGTGGPGYQFANEYPTDQYPPNDPALQQPVLYPRGTLAMANAGPDTNSSQFFMVYRDSQLPPQYTVFGTIQADGLATLDKIAAAGVAGGGEDGPPAEEVVIKSVLLD; from the coding sequence GTGCCGACCAACCAGCAGAGACGTGCGACCGCCAAGCGCAAGCTCGAGCGGCAGTTGGAGCGTCGCGCCAAGCAAGCCAAGCGGCGCCGCATCGCAGCGATCGTCGGTGGCGCGGTAGTCGCGGTCGCGGTGATCGCCGCGGTGGTGATCGCCGTGATCGTCAACAAGGACGACAACAAGCCAACCGCGTCGGCAGCTCCGAGCAGCTCCACCGCGCCCACCGGCGCTCCCCCACCCGGCTCGGTCGCGCCCTTGCCGCCGTTTAAGCCGTCGGCCAATCTGGGCGCCAACTGCCAGTACCCGCCGTCGCCGGACAAGGCCGTCAAGCCGGTCAAGCCGCCGCGGACCGGCAAGGTGCCGACCGACCCCGCTCAGGTCAGCGTGAGCATGGTGACCAGCCAAGGCAAGGTCGGTCTGATGTTGGCCAACAACGAATCACCCTGCACCGTAAACAGTTTCGCAAGCTTGGCCCAGCAGGGATTCTTCAAGGACACCAAGTGTCATCGGCTGACCACGTCCCCGACGCTGTCGGTCCTGCAATGTGGCGATCCCAAGGGCGACGGAACCGGCGGTCCGGGCTACCAGTTCGCCAACGAGTACCCGACCGACCAGTACCCGCCGAATGACCCGGCGCTGCAACAGCCGGTGCTCTATCCGCGTGGCACCCTGGCCATGGCCAACGCCGGACCGGACACCAACAGCAGCCAGTTCTTCATGGTCTATCGCGACTCCCAGCTGCCGCCGCAATACACCGTCTTCGGCACCATCCAGGCCGACGGACTGGCGACGCTGGACAAGATTGCGGCGGCCGGAGTGGCCGGTGGCGGGGAAGACGGCCCACCCGCCGAGGAGGTCGTCATCAAGTCGGTGCTACTAGACTAG
- a CDS encoding adenine nucleotide alpha-hydrolase family protein, whose protein sequence is MPDRIVACSGGVDSMLLATIAHRAAPRRTVVAHAVTPAVPAAATARVIAHADTENWNLQLVRSREFEDERYLANPRNRCYFCKSHLYAAIRELPNQEGATMLSGANVDDLDEYRPGLVAASENEVRHPYIEAGLSKGDIRSIAHGLGLDFAQLPASPCLASRLYTDTTVTPSRLRSIEVGEDLLRMLTGLDVVRCRMRADVVLIEVPAEDHARVTDEVIDRVAAAMRRVEPSLRGAFLDDKPYRPGRALKVLQ, encoded by the coding sequence ATGCCCGACCGTATCGTCGCGTGCAGTGGCGGTGTGGACAGCATGCTGCTCGCCACCATCGCCCACCGAGCGGCCCCGCGTCGCACAGTCGTAGCCCACGCCGTCACACCGGCCGTTCCCGCCGCGGCCACGGCGCGGGTAATCGCGCACGCCGACACTGAGAACTGGAACCTTCAATTGGTCCGCTCCAGAGAATTCGAGGACGAGCGCTATCTTGCCAATCCGCGAAACCGCTGTTATTTCTGCAAAAGCCACCTCTACGCCGCGATCCGCGAACTGCCGAATCAAGAGGGCGCAACAATGCTCAGTGGCGCCAACGTCGACGATCTCGACGAGTACCGCCCCGGTTTGGTCGCGGCCAGCGAGAACGAAGTCCGGCACCCGTACATCGAAGCGGGCCTCAGCAAGGGCGATATCCGGTCTATTGCCCACGGGCTCGGACTCGATTTCGCGCAACTGCCCGCATCGCCATGCCTGGCCAGCCGCCTGTATACCGACACCACCGTCACGCCCTCGCGGCTTCGCTCGATCGAAGTAGGCGAAGATCTGTTACGCATGTTGACTGGACTCGACGTCGTCCGGTGCCGGATGCGTGCGGACGTCGTGCTGATCGAGGTGCCGGCCGAAGACCACGCACGTGTCACCGACGAGGTCATCGATCGAGTGGCCGCGGCCATGCGGCGGGTGGAGCCGTCGCTGCGCGGAGCATTCCTGGACGACAAGCCATATCGTCCTGGTCGCGCCCTGAAGGTGCTGCAGTGA
- a CDS encoding RelA/SpoT family protein, which translates to MADDQSTTQAVAPPAEPSPAVEASEPSPAETLKTSSSASRRVRARLARRMTARSGAINPVLEPLVAVHREIYPKADLSILQRAYEVADQRHASQVRYSGDPYITHPLAVANILAELGMDTTTLVAALLHDTVEDTGYTLEALSEDFGEEVGHLVDGVTKLDRVVLGSAAEGETIRKMITAMARDPRVLVIKVADRLHNMRTMRFLPPEKQARKARETLEVIAPLAHRLGMASVKWELEDLSFAILHPKKYEEIVRLVAGRAPSRDTYLAKVRAEIVNTLSASKIKATVEGRPKHYWSIYQKMIVKGRDFDDIHDLVGIRILCDEIRDCYAAVGVVHSLWQPMAGRFKDYIAQPRYGVYQSLHTTVVGPEGKPLEVQIRTRDMHRTAEYGIAAHWRYKEAKGRNGVPHPHAAAEIDDMAWMRQLLDWQREAADPGEFLESLRYDLAVQEIFVFTPKGDVITLPTGSTPVDFAYAVHTEVGHRCIGARVNGRLVALERELENGEVVEVFTSKAPNAGPSRDWQQFVVSPRAKAKIRQWFAKERREEALETGKEAIAREVRRGGLPLQRLVNGESMGAVARELHYADVSALYTAIGEGHVSAKHAVQRLLAELGGIDQAEEELAERSTPTTIPRRPRSSEDVGVSVPGAPGVLTKLAKCCTPVPGDQIMGFVTRGGGVSVHRTDCTNAASLQQQSERIIEVRWAPSASSVFLVAIQVEALDRHRLLSDITRVLADEKVNILSASVATSGDRVAISRFTFEMGDPKHLGHLLNVVRNVEGVYDVYRVTSAA; encoded by the coding sequence GTGGCGGATGACCAAAGCACAACGCAAGCCGTAGCGCCGCCCGCGGAGCCTTCGCCGGCTGTCGAGGCCAGCGAGCCTTCCCCGGCGGAGACCCTCAAGACCAGCAGCAGCGCGTCGCGTCGGGTCCGGGCCCGGCTGGCCCGCCGGATGACGGCCCGCAGCGGCGCCATCAATCCCGTGCTGGAGCCCCTGGTGGCGGTCCACCGGGAGATCTACCCCAAGGCGGACCTGTCCATCCTGCAGCGCGCCTACGAGGTCGCCGATCAGCGGCATGCCAGCCAGGTGCGGTACTCCGGGGATCCGTACATCACACATCCGCTGGCGGTCGCCAACATCCTGGCCGAGCTGGGCATGGACACGACCACCCTGGTGGCCGCCCTCCTGCACGACACCGTCGAAGACACCGGTTACACGCTTGAGGCACTGTCCGAGGACTTCGGCGAGGAGGTGGGCCACCTCGTTGACGGGGTGACCAAGCTGGACCGCGTCGTGCTCGGTAGTGCCGCCGAAGGCGAGACCATCCGCAAGATGATCACCGCGATGGCCCGCGACCCTCGAGTGCTGGTGATCAAAGTGGCCGACCGGCTGCACAACATGCGCACCATGCGCTTTTTGCCGCCGGAGAAACAGGCGCGCAAGGCCCGCGAGACGCTGGAAGTCATTGCGCCTCTCGCGCATCGGTTGGGTATGGCCAGCGTTAAGTGGGAACTGGAAGATCTATCGTTCGCGATCCTGCATCCCAAGAAATACGAAGAGATTGTTCGGCTGGTCGCCGGGCGGGCGCCGTCTCGCGACACCTACCTGGCCAAGGTCCGTGCCGAGATCGTCAACACACTCAGCGCATCGAAGATCAAGGCCACCGTGGAGGGCCGTCCCAAGCACTACTGGTCGATCTATCAGAAGATGATCGTCAAGGGCCGAGACTTCGACGACATCCACGACTTGGTCGGTATTCGCATACTGTGCGACGAGATCCGCGACTGCTATGCGGCGGTGGGCGTGGTGCATTCACTGTGGCAGCCGATGGCCGGGCGGTTCAAGGACTACATTGCCCAGCCCAGGTATGGGGTGTATCAGTCCCTGCACACCACCGTCGTTGGGCCTGAGGGCAAACCGCTGGAAGTGCAGATCCGTACCCGCGACATGCACCGCACCGCCGAATACGGCATCGCCGCACACTGGCGCTACAAGGAGGCCAAGGGCCGCAACGGAGTTCCGCACCCGCATGCCGCGGCGGAAATCGACGATATGGCCTGGATGCGTCAACTACTCGACTGGCAACGCGAGGCGGCCGACCCGGGCGAGTTCCTCGAGTCATTGCGTTACGACCTTGCTGTACAAGAGATTTTCGTGTTCACACCCAAAGGCGATGTCATTACCTTGCCCACCGGGTCGACGCCGGTGGACTTCGCCTATGCGGTGCATACCGAGGTCGGCCACCGCTGCATCGGTGCCAGGGTCAACGGCCGCCTGGTAGCGCTGGAACGCGAGCTCGAAAACGGCGAAGTAGTAGAGGTTTTCACGTCCAAAGCGCCCAATGCCGGGCCGTCGCGAGACTGGCAGCAGTTCGTGGTATCGCCGCGCGCCAAGGCGAAGATTCGGCAATGGTTCGCCAAGGAGCGGCGTGAGGAGGCGCTGGAGACCGGTAAGGAGGCGATCGCGCGTGAGGTGCGCCGCGGTGGGCTCCCGCTGCAGCGATTGGTCAACGGCGAGTCCATGGGGGCGGTTGCTCGGGAACTCCACTACGCCGATGTGTCGGCGCTCTACACCGCCATCGGCGAGGGACACGTATCGGCGAAACATGCCGTGCAGCGGTTGCTGGCCGAGCTCGGCGGCATCGACCAGGCCGAGGAGGAGCTCGCGGAGCGGTCCACCCCGACGACCATTCCGCGTCGTCCGCGCAGCTCCGAGGACGTCGGGGTTTCGGTCCCCGGCGCCCCGGGCGTGCTGACCAAGTTGGCGAAGTGCTGCACTCCGGTACCCGGTGACCAGATCATGGGGTTCGTCACTCGTGGTGGCGGTGTCAGTGTGCACCGCACCGACTGCACCAACGCCGCGTCGCTGCAGCAACAATCCGAACGCATCATCGAAGTGCGCTGGGCGCCGTCGGCATCCTCGGTGTTCTTGGTGGCCATCCAGGTCGAGGCGCTCGACCGGCACCGGTTGCTATCGGATATCACCCGGGTGCTGGCTGACGAGAAGGTGAATATTCTGTCGGCATCGGTGGCGACGTCGGGTGACCGGGTGGCGATCAGCCGGTTCACCTTTGAGATGGGCGATCCCAAGCATCTGGGGCACCTGCTCAACGTTGTTCGTAACGTGGAAGGCGTTTACGACGTGTACCGGGTGACTTCTGCGGCCTAG
- a CDS encoding adenine phosphoribosyltransferase — protein MGVDAVTTLRGSAPVADVIASLTRDVADFPKPGIQFKDLTPLFADREAMGAVIDALADVAAGADLVAGIESRGSVVAAALAARLGTGVLSIRKSGKLPPPVLTEEYDREYGAASMEIPADSLELRGRRVVIIDDVLATGGTLGAAMRLLERTGAQVTAAAVVVELAALRGRDAIAPLPVHSLSCV, from the coding sequence ATGGGCGTTGATGCAGTGACGACACTGAGGGGGAGCGCTCCGGTAGCCGATGTGATCGCATCGTTGACTCGGGACGTGGCGGATTTTCCGAAGCCAGGGATTCAGTTCAAAGATCTGACCCCGCTGTTTGCTGACCGCGAGGCCATGGGCGCGGTGATCGACGCGTTGGCCGATGTCGCCGCAGGCGCCGATCTGGTGGCCGGTATCGAGTCGCGCGGATCAGTGGTGGCCGCGGCCCTTGCCGCGCGACTGGGCACCGGCGTGCTGTCCATCCGCAAGAGCGGCAAGCTTCCGCCGCCGGTGCTGACCGAGGAATACGACAGGGAATACGGCGCTGCCAGCATGGAGATCCCTGCGGACAGCCTCGAGTTGCGGGGCCGCCGCGTCGTGATTATCGACGACGTGTTGGCCACCGGTGGAACTCTCGGAGCGGCCATGCGACTGCTGGAGCGCACCGGCGCCCAGGTGACCGCGGCCGCAGTGGTCGTCGAATTGGCGGCACTGCGTGGTCGAGATGCGATCGCGCCGTTGCCAGTGCACAGTCTGAGCTGCGTTTAG